A window of the Polaribacter batillariae genome harbors these coding sequences:
- a CDS encoding four helix bundle protein, with product MSFKSLLAYQKGFALAMEIFQLTKTFPKSELFSLTSQIVRSSRSVCSNISEGYRKRQYEKYFKSKISDADSENSETQLWLDFAVACEYISEEKKLDLQSKSEEVGKLLNYMMNNPDKFR from the coding sequence ATGAGTTTTAAAAGTTTATTAGCATATCAAAAAGGCTTTGCATTGGCAATGGAGATTTTTCAGCTTACAAAAACTTTTCCAAAGTCTGAATTATTTAGTTTGACATCACAAATTGTTCGTTCGAGTCGTTCTGTATGTTCAAATATTTCTGAAGGTTATAGAAAAAGGCAATATGAAAAATATTTTAAAAGTAAAATTTCTGACGCTGATAGTGAGAATTCTGAAACTCAATTATGGTTAGACTTTGCAGTTGCTTGTGAATATATTTCCGAAGAAAAGAAATTAGATTTACAAAGCAAAAGTGAAGAAGTTGGAAAACTTTTAAACTATATGATGAATAATCCCGATAAATTTAGGTAA
- a CDS encoding DUF6638 family protein, whose protein sequence is MQKLKKANLYRNELIPISGKLVERYNKCLLKLGFSATKLTNFSIDGVGWSPEIAEEKNEDFYLNNGEANTHAIVITPLQKGLPVYNPFYSFDKEIMKIVFRKHGDKINNITRDSAICIDFDQNIDTFYEPLDVLKYKEINVKFHLINNLDAAKATQLKLIETFKKDTNFIDENIHQQLLTSAKKYGDLRQRTLDLEPITFPSDSFYTKAFGGIFVLRDFVKPILIFEKKATYKEAINDTVYDVLMYHISHKELIDKLLSYDIIEFDLQEEVSGKRYDRIKKYIFSEFLKETNHPVKDILEDPILFKSYLNKIDIDARKKVMGLELFLEKKKLSKTLKAKDVLDDELFVALNKPHSSLKAANQDLIWYLLVNIAPKDVLFLYWYDKEQFYERFKKLDESVQDWVIETIKNGY, encoded by the coding sequence ATGCAAAAACTAAAAAAAGCCAATTTATACAGAAACGAGCTCATTCCCATTAGTGGAAAATTAGTAGAACGTTACAATAAATGTTTACTGAAATTAGGTTTTTCAGCAACAAAACTCACTAATTTTTCTATTGATGGAGTAGGATGGAGCCCAGAAATTGCCGAAGAAAAAAACGAAGATTTTTATTTAAACAATGGTGAAGCAAACACACACGCAATCGTTATAACTCCGTTGCAAAAAGGCTTGCCTGTTTACAATCCGTTTTATTCTTTTGATAAAGAAATAATGAAAATTGTTTTTAGAAAACACGGAGATAAAATAAATAATATTACAAGAGATTCCGCAATTTGTATCGATTTTGACCAAAATATAGACACATTTTACGAACCTTTAGATGTTTTAAAATACAAAGAAATTAATGTTAAATTTCATTTAATCAATAATTTAGATGCTGCAAAAGCAACGCAATTAAAATTAATTGAAACCTTTAAGAAAGATACGAATTTTATTGATGAAAATATCCATCAACAATTATTAACATCCGCAAAAAAATATGGCGATTTAAGACAAAGAACCTTAGATTTAGAACCCATTACTTTTCCTTCAGATTCTTTTTATACCAAAGCTTTTGGCGGAATTTTTGTACTAAGAGATTTTGTAAAACCCATTTTAATTTTCGAAAAAAAAGCAACGTACAAAGAAGCCATAAACGATACAGTATATGATGTTTTAATGTATCATATCTCTCATAAAGAATTAATAGATAAATTATTAAGCTACGATATTATAGAGTTCGATTTGCAAGAAGAAGTTTCAGGAAAAAGATACGATAGAATTAAAAAATACATTTTTTCAGAATTTTTAAAAGAAACCAATCATCCAGTAAAAGACATTTTAGAAGATCCTATTTTATTTAAAAGCTATTTAAATAAAATAGATATTGATGCACGTAAAAAAGTAATGGGTTTAGAACTCTTTTTAGAAAAGAAAAAGCTTTCGAAAACATTAAAAGCAAAAGATGTTTTAGACGACGAGTTGTTTGTTGCTTTAAACAAACCACATTCATCTTTAAAAGCGGCAAATCAAGATTTAATTTGGTATTTGTTGGTAAACATTGCTCCAAAAGATGTTTTATTTTTATATTGGTATGATAAAGAACAGTTTTATGAACGATTTAAAAAATTGGATGAATCTGTTCAAGATTGGGTAATTGAAACGATTAAGAATGGGTATTAA
- a CDS encoding ribbon-helix-helix domain-containing protein, protein MATFTSSLPDHLLERLSNLAKELQLPKNRLLEKALELYLEQLEKASYIKSYKQAALDKDILSIAEEGMQEYFNDINKI, encoded by the coding sequence ATGGCAACATTTACATCATCATTACCAGACCATCTTCTAGAAAGATTGTCTAATTTGGCAAAAGAATTACAGTTACCAAAAAACAGGTTATTAGAAAAAGCGTTAGAATTGTACTTAGAGCAATTAGAAAAAGCAAGCTATATAAAGTCTTATAAACAAGCTGCTTTAGACAAAGATATTTTGTCGATTGCAGAAGAAGGAATGCAGGAGTATTTTAACGATATTAATAAGATATAA
- a CDS encoding type II toxin-antitoxin system PemK/MazF family toxin, which yields MKQGEIWELYLNPTKGSEQSGRRPAVIISGNMLNAYLQVVIVCPLTTSIKNYKGNLIINPNEINGLEKTSEVLTFHVRSVSKTRLDKKIGKISLKDVEVIKKTLNDILKF from the coding sequence ATGAAGCAAGGCGAAATTTGGGAGTTGTATTTAAATCCGACAAAAGGAAGTGAGCAAAGTGGAAGAAGACCCGCAGTAATTATTAGTGGAAATATGTTAAATGCATATTTACAAGTGGTTATTGTTTGCCCTTTAACAACGAGTATTAAAAATTATAAAGGCAATCTTATTATAAACCCAAATGAAATAAACGGACTTGAAAAAACATCAGAAGTGTTAACTTTTCATGTTCGGTCTGTTTCAAAAACCCGGTTAGATAAAAAAATTGGTAAAATTTCTTTAAAAGATGTTGAGGTAATTAAAAAAACTTTAAACGATATTCTTAAATTTTAA
- a CDS encoding AAA family ATPase — protein sequence MEHNSTFPIKQNELDMLRDEASGYLKSIQWEQSNRAKNKDKDAKDDSILLYLSRANSGSNVEITSVSKTILSLKKRLLPDSIAIPVYLNQTLYAVQEGITLGIWIKDSYYDASGLSSLNERKSALGSSGKREFESKMQTATAFQLFATAYKILHDLKPHCSDDLSVMKQKFAGIPEVSFTSPLKGIACALFYFDKYLGHPDIVKTDKDVIDFTVVYFEAFIDEIQLRKSTLEYTETILDRTYKLENSDFAVSGWENVFSGTAKSVEFNKIQFEQIVGNKDAKHFARRLTERMLSYDFDAKKNPFQELGGFMPVFMGYGIPGTGKSMLIAAIATRLKEHSDNLDIPFLFHPMPDTLISTFQGGSAEKMVEWMKPMQDPTKLIFAPIDDAENNLQERTAQGVSAGVKEVIGVFLRYTEGAYAVNYGNSSIGLFTNLPEMLDKAVISRVQGRFKIDGARTKHDFLDQDYIWWKKFDKTMPNFVNMQNPENYQYLKDQGLAKSMGDILNSVEKPSEERVLQAYDKAEKQHKTNQHLFFASLYKEIQQIFPFFSSRDVRNIQSAISLRLTDFDLEPDWFENPEIYFKKDYETKFHMLQELMKANMKGLDFSEIRRQEVVRYLDNVATIADTDFKRKVDARVNQLNIDLEARKTFNEDR from the coding sequence ATGGAACACAATTCAACTTTCCCAATAAAACAAAACGAATTAGACATGCTTCGCGATGAAGCTTCTGGCTATTTAAAATCCATTCAATGGGAACAAAGTAATAGAGCAAAAAACAAAGATAAAGACGCTAAAGACGATTCCATTTTACTGTATTTGTCAAGAGCAAATAGCGGCAGTAATGTAGAAATTACATCCGTTTCTAAAACTATTTTAAGCTTAAAAAAACGTTTGTTACCAGATTCTATTGCAATTCCTGTGTATTTAAATCAGACTTTATATGCTGTTCAAGAAGGAATTACATTAGGAATTTGGATAAAAGATAGTTATTACGATGCATCAGGTTTATCAAGTTTAAACGAACGGAAATCAGCTTTAGGTTCTAGTGGAAAAAGAGAATTTGAAAGTAAAATGCAAACCGCAACTGCATTTCAATTATTTGCAACTGCGTATAAAATTTTACACGATTTAAAACCTCATTGTTCAGACGATTTATCGGTAATGAAGCAAAAGTTTGCAGGCATTCCAGAAGTATCTTTTACTTCACCTTTAAAGGGAATTGCCTGTGCATTATTTTATTTCGACAAATATTTAGGGCATCCAGATATTGTAAAGACAGACAAAGATGTAATCGATTTTACAGTGGTGTATTTTGAAGCGTTTATTGATGAAATTCAGCTTCGAAAAAGCACCTTAGAATATACAGAAACCATTTTAGACAGAACCTATAAATTAGAAAATAGCGATTTCGCAGTTTCTGGTTGGGAGAATGTTTTTTCTGGGACTGCAAAAAGTGTGGAGTTTAATAAAATTCAGTTCGAGCAAATTGTTGGAAATAAAGATGCCAAACATTTTGCCCGTAGATTAACAGAAAGAATGTTGAGCTACGATTTTGATGCAAAGAAAAATCCGTTTCAAGAATTAGGAGGTTTTATGCCCGTTTTTATGGGTTATGGAATTCCAGGAACAGGAAAAAGTATGCTAATTGCGGCGATTGCAACTCGTTTAAAAGAACATTCAGACAATTTAGATATTCCGTTTTTGTTTCATCCAATGCCAGATACTTTAATCAGTACTTTTCAAGGAGGTTCTGCAGAAAAAATGGTAGAATGGATGAAGCCAATGCAAGACCCCACAAAATTAATTTTTGCGCCCATTGACGATGCAGAAAATAATTTACAAGAAAGAACAGCGCAAGGCGTTTCAGCAGGAGTAAAAGAAGTTATAGGCGTTTTCTTACGTTATACAGAAGGTGCTTATGCCGTAAATTATGGAAATTCCTCAATAGGTTTATTTACGAATTTACCAGAAATGTTAGACAAAGCTGTAATTTCTCGTGTACAAGGACGATTTAAAATTGATGGTGCAAGAACAAAACACGACTTTTTAGACCAAGATTATATTTGGTGGAAGAAATTTGATAAAACCATGCCCAATTTTGTAAATATGCAAAACCCAGAAAATTATCAATATTTAAAAGACCAAGGTTTGGCAAAAAGCATGGGAGATATTTTAAATTCTGTAGAAAAACCTTCCGAAGAAAGAGTTTTGCAAGCCTATGATAAAGCCGAAAAACAGCATAAAACCAATCAGCATTTATTTTTTGCGAGTTTGTATAAAGAAATTCAGCAAATATTTCCGTTTTTTTCTTCAAGAGATGTACGTAACATTCAGTCTGCAATTTCCTTACGATTAACAGATTTCGATTTAGAACCAGATTGGTTCGAAAATCCAGAAATCTATTTTAAGAAAGACTACGAAACAAAGTTTCATATGTTGCAAGAATTAATGAAAGCCAATATGAAAGGGTTGGATTTTTCTGAAATTAGAAGACAAGAAGTGGTAAGGTATTTAGACAATGTTGCAACCATTGCAGATACCGATTTTAAGAGAAAAGTAGATGCAAGAGTCAATCAATTAAATATCGATTTAGAAGCGAGAAAAACATTTAATGAAGACAGATAA
- a CDS encoding AsmA-like C-terminal region-containing protein, which yields MNHKEKAKTPTAKKILKWIAIVLLVLLIGLISIPFLFKDKIVQMVANTVNNNIHATVTFTATDLSLFRNFPLASLKVNNIAVINKEPFLGDTLFNAKELNLNLKITELFKSTNETLEIKSISAENGKVNIIFNKNSIGNYDIALKKETTPSSSTESSLSLNIQEYQLENMHFRYIDESSQMKMSLDSIYHTGKGNFAKDILDLDTETSAKLSFDIENVNYIKNVSVKLDAILGIDLKNLKYTFKENTGYINQLPLEFEGFIQLVEENHLYDIAFKTPTSSFKNLLALVPKQYSGNLASVTTEGNFDLNGTVKGRYSKTTIPKLNISFTSKNAMFKYADLPKAVQNINLNANIINKTGLAKDTYIAINNTSFRIDKDVFNASGNISNITENANINLKANGTINLANLSKVYPVKLENQLEGILKADVTTNFDMNSVDKGNYQNIKNKGNITVSNFKYKGEDVANEFLIDKTSVTFNTNTIKLEEFKAKTGASDLDIFGNLENFYGYLFKNQSLKGNFTLSSNNFKVDDFLAKTEEKTNTTDSKTLKIPAFLDVQLNAKATNVVYDNITLKNVVGNLRVKDETVNLQNVSSNIFDGKIDFNGKVSTKGNHSNFKMDLKLQELNIAESFSQLEMLKAIAPIAESLEGKINSTINVSGDLSEDMTPVLKSISGNLLGQLLNTKLKIANSKVLSTIGSKVDFLDVSKLNLNEASALFTFNNGEVSVKPFHINYKDIGIDINGKHGFDNTMNYDIVFNLPVKYLGPTVTNAIAKLTAKDANEIKTIPVNANLKGSFSNPNFTTNIKDATSNLMKTIIEKQKQNWVDKGKNKLLDLLGGSKDKAKDSTNTNETTKDKVKNVLGGLFGKKKKDTVKNDSLKKKNQ from the coding sequence ATGAATCATAAAGAAAAAGCAAAAACACCTACTGCTAAAAAAATACTAAAATGGATTGCCATTGTGCTGCTAGTTTTACTAATTGGGCTAATTTCGATTCCGTTTTTGTTTAAAGATAAAATTGTTCAAATGGTTGCGAATACTGTAAACAATAATATACATGCAACTGTTACATTTACAGCAACCGATTTAAGTTTGTTTCGGAATTTTCCTTTAGCAAGTTTAAAAGTAAACAATATTGCTGTTATAAATAAAGAACCTTTTCTCGGAGATACTTTATTTAATGCCAAGGAATTAAACCTAAATTTAAAAATTACAGAACTTTTTAAAAGTACGAACGAAACTTTAGAAATTAAAAGTATTTCAGCAGAAAATGGTAAAGTAAATATTATATTTAATAAAAACAGTATTGGAAATTACGACATTGCTTTAAAAAAAGAAACGACACCAAGTTCGTCAACCGAAAGTTCACTTTCATTAAACATTCAAGAATATCAATTAGAGAATATGCACTTTCGTTATATTGATGAAAGTTCTCAAATGAAAATGAGTTTAGACAGCATTTATCATACAGGAAAAGGAAATTTCGCAAAAGATATTTTAGATTTAGATACAGAAACGTCTGCAAAATTGTCTTTTGATATAGAAAATGTAAATTACATTAAAAATGTATCTGTAAAATTAGATGCTATTTTAGGAATCGATTTAAAAAACTTAAAATATACATTTAAAGAAAATACAGGTTACATCAATCAATTGCCTTTAGAATTCGAGGGTTTTATTCAGTTGGTAGAAGAAAATCATCTGTATGATATTGCATTTAAAACGCCAACGTCTTCTTTTAAAAACTTATTGGCTTTAGTTCCAAAACAATATTCAGGAAATTTAGCATCTGTAACCACAGAAGGAAATTTCGACCTTAATGGAACTGTAAAGGGAAGGTATTCGAAAACCACCATTCCGAAATTAAACATTTCTTTTACCTCTAAAAATGCCATGTTTAAATATGCAGATTTACCAAAAGCAGTACAAAATATTAATTTAAACGCCAATATTATCAACAAAACAGGCCTTGCAAAAGACACCTATATTGCTATAAATAATACGTCTTTTAGAATTGATAAAGATGTTTTTAATGCAAGCGGAAATATTTCGAATATTACAGAAAATGCAAATATTAACCTAAAAGCAAATGGTACGATTAACTTAGCCAACCTTAGCAAAGTATATCCTGTGAAGCTCGAAAACCAATTAGAAGGAATTTTAAAAGCAGATGTTACTACAAATTTCGATATGAATTCTGTTGACAAAGGCAATTACCAAAATATTAAAAACAAAGGAAATATTACTGTTTCTAATTTTAAATACAAAGGAGAGGATGTTGCAAATGAATTTCTAATTGATAAAACTTCTGTAACATTTAATACAAATACCATTAAATTAGAAGAATTTAAAGCAAAAACGGGTGCTTCTGACTTAGATATTTTTGGAAATTTAGAAAATTTTTACGGTTATTTATTTAAAAATCAATCATTAAAAGGAAATTTCACTTTAAGTTCAAACAATTTTAAAGTAGATGATTTTTTAGCTAAAACTGAAGAAAAAACAAATACTACAGATTCAAAAACCTTAAAAATTCCTGCTTTTTTAGACGTACAATTAAACGCAAAAGCCACAAATGTAGTGTACGACAATATTACTTTAAAAAATGTGGTCGGTAATTTACGGGTAAAAGATGAAACTGTAAATTTACAAAATGTAAGTTCTAATATTTTTGATGGCAAAATCGATTTCAACGGAAAAGTTTCTACAAAAGGAAATCATTCGAACTTTAAAATGGATTTAAAACTGCAAGAATTAAACATTGCAGAGTCTTTTTCTCAATTAGAAATGTTAAAAGCCATTGCTCCTATCGCAGAAAGTTTAGAGGGTAAAATAAATTCTACCATAAATGTTTCTGGAGATTTATCTGAAGATATGACACCTGTTTTAAAATCGATTTCTGGAAATTTATTAGGTCAATTATTAAACACCAAATTAAAAATAGCCAATTCTAAAGTGTTAAGTACCATTGGTTCTAAAGTCGATTTTTTAGATGTAAGCAAACTAAATTTAAACGAAGCAAGTGCATTATTTACGTTTAATAATGGTGAGGTTTCCGTAAAACCATTTCATATAAATTACAAAGATATTGGTATTGATATTAACGGAAAACATGGTTTTGACAATACCATGAATTATGATATTGTTTTTAACTTACCCGTAAAATACTTAGGCCCAACTGTTACAAATGCCATTGCAAAATTAACGGCAAAAGATGCCAATGAAATTAAAACAATTCCTGTAAATGCTAATTTAAAAGGAAGTTTTTCAAACCCTAACTTTACCACAAACATTAAAGATGCCACTTCTAATTTAATGAAAACCATTATAGAAAAGCAAAAACAAAATTGGGTTGATAAAGGAAAAAATAAATTGTTAGATCTTTTGGGAGGGAGTAAAGACAAAGCAAAAGATTCTACAAATACAAATGAAACGACAAAAGATAAGGTAAAAAATGTTTTAGGCGGACTTTTTGGAAAGAAGAAAAAAGATACAGTTAAAAATGATTCTTTAAAAAAGAAAAATCAATAG
- a CDS encoding microtubule-binding protein has product MADDFDLLETNSTKKTEKVDVNWGKAIDTMKSKLSQEEDPEKRQKILNATLDDVVDMAKQDRTTLLDAIKDLTDYQDEVGIKFEGFSALNAEEQKVIDDAQKALERARIELEDAKSKPDTWWNNLWGRKSKIKREEAEFAQAEKVRAGADNKAKAMFQERIESADIQTLLGELSFKSQAAVTRLKNREVEIKEVEEKLKTAIVEASKNHTKALEKKKEVEDKLEEQYALLKQARQELDEIADKQSTAYSEAIGKVTSIEQKVEELEGLKNAYTTLAASKDSFVHKHNLTIKVLTSLRSNLQTHRAKLKSDTEERLKYYDGYIVALKARTDQEFAAILEHLGVKTDEHIGETLASMHSASARARQDMMENIPVHEKVMKGVYSTYAEALHEIREKDVDIQKNFADRYGIDMKEIFEDYYKADANAPSGNDDEPTVAPKKESSNDDLLS; this is encoded by the coding sequence ATGGCAGATGACTTTGACTTATTAGAAACAAATTCTACAAAAAAAACCGAAAAGGTAGATGTAAATTGGGGAAAAGCGATTGATACAATGAAATCTAAATTGTCTCAAGAAGAAGACCCAGAAAAGCGCCAAAAAATATTAAATGCAACTTTAGATGATGTTGTAGATATGGCAAAACAAGACAGAACTACTTTGTTAGATGCCATTAAAGATTTAACCGATTATCAAGACGAAGTTGGTATTAAATTCGAAGGTTTTTCGGCATTAAATGCAGAAGAACAAAAAGTAATAGACGATGCTCAAAAAGCATTAGAAAGAGCAAGAATCGAATTAGAAGACGCAAAAAGCAAACCAGATACTTGGTGGAATAATTTGTGGGGAAGAAAATCTAAAATTAAAAGAGAAGAAGCAGAATTTGCACAAGCAGAAAAAGTAAGAGCAGGCGCAGATAATAAAGCAAAAGCAATGTTTCAAGAGCGAATAGAGAGTGCAGATATTCAAACTTTATTGGGCGAACTTTCTTTTAAATCTCAAGCAGCAGTTACTCGTTTAAAGAATAGAGAGGTAGAGATTAAAGAAGTAGAAGAAAAACTAAAAACAGCGATTGTAGAAGCTTCCAAAAACCATACAAAAGCGTTAGAAAAAAAGAAAGAAGTAGAAGATAAATTAGAAGAGCAATATGCACTTTTAAAACAAGCACGCCAAGAATTAGATGAAATAGCAGACAAACAATCTACAGCCTATTCAGAGGCCATTGGAAAAGTAACATCAATTGAACAAAAAGTAGAAGAATTAGAAGGATTGAAAAATGCATATACAACTTTGGCAGCCAGTAAAGACAGTTTTGTGCACAAACACAATTTAACCATTAAAGTATTAACTTCTTTGCGTTCTAATTTACAAACACACAGGGCAAAATTAAAGAGCGATACAGAAGAAAGATTAAAATATTACGATGGTTATATAGTAGCCTTAAAAGCAAGAACTGATCAAGAATTTGCGGCAATTTTAGAGCATTTAGGTGTAAAAACAGATGAACATATCGGAGAAACTTTGGCTTCTATGCATTCTGCAAGCGCAAGAGCACGCCAAGATATGATGGAAAATATACCCGTTCATGAAAAAGTAATGAAAGGTGTTTACAGTACCTATGCAGAGGCATTACACGAAATACGTGAGAAAGATGTAGATATTCAAAAAAACTTTGCAGATAGATATGGAATCGATATGAAAGAAATTTTTGAAGATTATTACAAAGCAGATGCAAATGCACCTTCTGGAAATGATGACGAGCCAACTGTAGCTCCAAAAAAAGAATCTTCAAACGACGATTTATTGTCTTAA
- a CDS encoding DUF5362 family protein produces MIMQNAITELEELTLTSSAKNFLRETAKWTYFLSILGFIGLALMVVFSFFAGTLFNNLPETQTMPFDFGPVMTITYLILALIYFFPVYYLFQFSTKMKTALRSKNDEDLANAFEKLKSHYKFLGVFTIIILSLYFLFFVLAMVGVAFA; encoded by the coding sequence ATGATTATGCAAAATGCAATTACAGAATTAGAAGAATTAACATTAACGAGTTCTGCAAAAAACTTTTTAAGAGAAACTGCAAAATGGACCTATTTTTTGTCTATTCTAGGATTTATTGGCTTAGCATTAATGGTTGTATTCAGTTTTTTTGCTGGAACATTATTTAATAACTTACCAGAAACACAAACAATGCCTTTTGATTTTGGTCCTGTAATGACAATTACATATTTAATCTTGGCTTTGATTTACTTTTTTCCAGTGTATTATTTATTTCAATTTTCTACAAAGATGAAAACAGCATTGCGATCTAAAAACGATGAAGATTTGGCAAATGCTTTCGAAAAACTAAAGTCTCACTATAAATTTTTAGGAGTTTTTACAATTATAATTTTATCGCTTTACTTTTTATTTTTTGTACTAGCAATGGTAGGTGTTGCTTTTGCTTGA
- a CDS encoding NUDIX domain-containing protein: MKTDNKIKNVTSKVLSNIWAKLEQVSFDFTFKNGKTTRLTHEVYGKADGVAVLLYNPTTKNVVLSKQFRIPMYVAGVKNGFSIEVVGGSIDKNESPETSVIRETKEEIGYNISEIEKVSTVFLSPGLMREQVHLYIAKYTNEDKVENGGGLAEESEEITVLETSFQTALKMIENQEIIDARTIMLLYHLKVKGLI; encoded by the coding sequence ATGAAGACAGATAACAAAATTAAAAACGTAACCTCAAAAGTACTTTCCAATATTTGGGCAAAGTTAGAACAAGTTAGTTTCGATTTTACCTTTAAAAATGGAAAAACAACACGTTTAACACACGAAGTGTATGGAAAAGCAGATGGAGTTGCAGTTTTATTATACAATCCAACCACGAAAAATGTAGTTTTATCCAAGCAATTTAGAATCCCCATGTATGTTGCAGGTGTTAAAAACGGATTTTCCATAGAAGTTGTTGGAGGTTCAATCGATAAAAACGAATCGCCAGAAACAAGTGTGATTAGAGAAACCAAAGAAGAAATTGGGTATAATATTTCTGAAATCGAAAAAGTAAGTACTGTTTTTTTATCTCCAGGCTTAATGCGAGAACAAGTTCATTTATACATTGCCAAATATACCAATGAAGATAAAGTTGAAAATGGAGGAGGTTTGGCAGAAGAAAGTGAAGAAATTACAGTTTTAGAAACCTCTTTTCAAACAGCTTTAAAAATGATAGAAAACCAAGAAATTATAGATGCAAGAACCATTATGTTATTGTATCATTTGAAAGTGAAAGGATTAATATAG